One window of Sulfolobales archaeon genomic DNA carries:
- a CDS encoding RecB-family nuclease — protein MILVLHAPTSPHVVVEFVKTSSILRDLRDIVVVITRPGGLAAQSGVPEAWRHAHKSGLPIAILPELSDAIEIYRPSEIYIFSRSRDWIDFNGVEIGRDTMIVFPSGEQPLGKEGVERARYVGFPEFSRDPGPIQNLTLVLYRYARRAREGGSSLSSETR, from the coding sequence GTGATCTTGGTTCTCCACGCTCCGACAAGCCCTCATGTGGTTGTTGAGTTTGTGAAGACCTCATCTATTCTTAGAGATCTGAGGGATATCGTTGTTGTTATAACGAGGCCCGGTGGTCTCGCTGCTCAGAGTGGTGTTCCAGAGGCCTGGAGGCATGCTCATAAGAGTGGTCTTCCAATAGCTATTCTCCCTGAGCTATCTGATGCTATAGAGATCTATAGGCCCTCCGAGATATATATATTTTCAAGGAGTAGAGATTGGATAGACTTCAACGGAGTGGAGATCGGTAGAGACACAATGATAGTCTTCCCCTCTGGGGAGCAGCCACTTGGTAAGGAGGGGGTTGAGAGGGCTAGATATGTGGGTTTCCCAGAGTTCTCGAGAGACCCAGGGCCTATACAGAATCTAACCCTCGTGCTATATAGATACGCTAGGAGGGCCAGGGAAGGAGGTTCAAGCCTGTCTAGCGAGACAAGATAA